TAAAACATTTGTCACGTCCCAGACCCTGCGGTAATTCAGGTTCGAGAACAACTGAAAAATAACAATGCCTATGACTATCCAGAGGATCTGCCTCTGGTAGGTATTCTGCCAGAGATCGCCTTCCTTGCGGTATGTGCTGCTGTATATCGAAAGCACTCCCAGTATGCAGATCAACAGCGCGATGATAAATATTTTAAGGCCGACATTCCTCACTTATCCCGCTCCTTCTGCCAGTCCTTCAAAGGCCATTGACCTTATTATATCCGCGCACAGGCCGACGGATGCGGTGCCCGCTCCCGCGCGCTCCAGGAATACGCAAATAACATACTTCGGTTGTTTAGAAGGCCAGAATCCGATAAACCATCCATGCGCGGCTCCGCCCGGAGCCTGGGCTGTGCCGGTCTTGCCGGAAACCTCCACCGGAAGGCGCGCCAATGCCCCGGCGGTGCCTGAAGGATCGCTGACCGCTTCCCTTAACCCCTGCCTGATAATGCTGACCGTATTCGCCTTGAGGTGCGCTGAGGAGATCTTCCGGTGAGAAGAACTCACATCCTGCCCGTCTATAGCCTTGATAAGATAAGGCGTGACCAGTTTGCCTTTATTGGCAAAGACCGCGACCATCCGGCACATATTCAACGGAGTGACTAAAAGCTCGCCCTGGCCTATTGAAAGATTCGCGGTATCGCCGTTATACCAGTTCTGAAAACGATAGATCTTCTTCCAGAACGGGTCCGGTATAAAGCCGCCGTACTCATAAGGAAGCTCAATGCCCGTAGGCCCGGACAGCCCCAGCCGGACCGCGTAATCATGGATCTGCTGCGGCCCGACAAGTAACCCCGTCCGGTAAAAAAAGATGTTGCAGGAATGCGCCAGCGCCTGGACCACGTTCTGCTGGCCGTGGACATGCATGCAATTGAACTGCCGTTGCCCTATTTCAATATCACCCGAGCATTTAAAAGAGGTGTTCCGGTTTATCTTAAGAGTATCCAGACCAGCGGCAGCTACCGCCGGCTTAAAGGTTGAGCCAGCCGGATACAATCCGCTGATCGCCCGGTTCACAAACGGCGAGCCGGGATCGCTGACCAGGTCTTCGATAAGGCGTTTGGATTTACGGATGAATACGTTCGGATCAAAGTCAGGGTAACTGGCCAGCGCGAAGATCTGGCCGCTGTCAGGGTCCATTATGACCACGCAGCCCTTCCTGCCGCTGAGTTTATCCTCTACTATCTTCTGTATCCTGATATCCAGGGTCAACTGCAGGTCTTTCCCGCTCTGCCCCGGCCTGTATCCTAACACGCGCATAAACCGGCCGCGATGGTCGACCTCTACCGACAAACCGCCGTCCTCCTGGCGCAGGTAATAATCGTATTTTTCCTCAACCCCTCCAAACCCGACCATATCCCGGGTCTTATATCCGTAATCAGCCAGCTTGGTCAAACGCCAGCGGTCGATCTCGTTGATATACCCGATGGCGTGCGCGGCAAGCCTGCCGTAAGGATACGCCCTTAAAGTGCTGGGCTGGATCATCACGCCGTCAAGGTCGAATTTCATCTCCTCCACCGCCACAGCCTTCTTAATGTCGATATTGCTTAACAGGGTTACCGGAGCGGTCGGCCCGATATAACCGGAGCGGAAACGCTTTTTCAGATCGGTAAAGCTGACATCGATGATCTTAGAAAGCGCCAGAAGCGTCGCCGCGGGCTCTTGGACATCCTGAGGCAGGATTACCAGGTCATAAGATATCTTGTTGCCGACCAGAATATTCCCCCTGCGGTCCAGTATATTGCCCCGGCTGCCTGACTGAGGTATAAGCCTGATACAATTCTTATCGCTGAGGTCCCGGTATTTACGCCCCTGAACCACCTGCGTGTTCAACAGGCTCAG
This is a stretch of genomic DNA from Candidatus Omnitrophota bacterium. It encodes these proteins:
- the mrdA gene encoding penicillin-binding protein 2, whose translation is MRIKVFNSLAIVVFLFLALSLLNTQVVQGRKYRDLSDKNCIRLIPQSGSRGNILDRRGNILVGNKISYDLVILPQDVQEPAATLLALSKIIDVSFTDLKKRFRSGYIGPTAPVTLLSNIDIKKAVAVEEMKFDLDGVMIQPSTLRAYPYGRLAAHAIGYINEIDRWRLTKLADYGYKTRDMVGFGGVEEKYDYYLRQEDGGLSVEVDHRGRFMRVLGYRPGQSGKDLQLTLDIRIQKIVEDKLSGRKGCVVIMDPDSGQIFALASYPDFDPNVFIRKSKRLIEDLVSDPGSPFVNRAISGLYPAGSTFKPAVAAAGLDTLKINRNTSFKCSGDIEIGQRQFNCMHVHGQQNVVQALAHSCNIFFYRTGLLVGPQQIHDYAVRLGLSGPTGIELPYEYGGFIPDPFWKKIYRFQNWYNGDTANLSIGQGELLVTPLNMCRMVAVFANKGKLVTPYLIKAIDGQDVSSSHRKISSAHLKANTVSIIRQGLREAVSDPSGTAGALARLPVEVSGKTGTAQAPGGAAHGWFIGFWPSKQPKYVICVFLERAGAGTASVGLCADIIRSMAFEGLAEGAG